A region from the Salvia splendens isolate huo1 chromosome 15, SspV2, whole genome shotgun sequence genome encodes:
- the LOC121766454 gene encoding probable 2-oxoglutarate-dependent dioxygenase AOP1.2, whose protein sequence is MKLPLIDLSNLGENDSPRWESTKIQIREALQEYGCFEANFNNNIPLELRKSVGEGIRQLFDLPLAIKLLNKNPHKPLHSYVGRNDTDGLVESVAIDGALSSHVVDTFANLMWPNQGNPTFSKDILLYCEKMSELDKIVRRIVLESFGLEKYIDEHFNSTDYVCRINKYEAPRTPHSMLGLFSHTDKNIISTLHQLNHVNGLLILTKDGKTWIPANPTSPDSFVVLVGTTFRAWTNGRLHDPTHKVVVSGDETRYMIGLFTVAKEGCVIKTPEELVDEDHPLL, encoded by the exons ATGAAGCTCCCTTTGATTGATTTGAGCAACCTAGGAGAAAATGATTCTCCAAGGTGGGAATCAACTAAAATCCAAATTCGAGAAGCCCTTCAAGAATATGGGTGTTTTGAAGCTAACTTCAATAACAATATTCCTCTTGAGTTGAGGAAATCAGTTGGTGAAGGGATTCGACAACTTTTCGATCTCCCTTTAGCCATCAAACTACTTAACAAAAATCCACACAAACCTTTACATAGCTATGTTGGCCGAAACGATACCGATGGACTCGTAGAAAGTGTAGCCATTGATGGCGCCCTCTCGTCTCACGTAGTCGACACCTTCGCCAACCTCATGTGGCCTAATCAGGGCAATCCCACTTTCAG CAAAGATATACTGTTATATTGTGAGAAAATGTCTGAACTGGACAAGATTGTGAGGCGGATAGTGTTGGAGAGTTTTGGACTGGAAAAATACATAGACGAACACTTCAACTCCACGGATTACGTCTGTCGTATCAACAAGTACGAGGCGCCTCGAACGCCTCACTCAATGCTCGGATTATTTTCCCATACAGACAAGAACATCATCTCCACATTGCATCAGCTCAATCATGTTAACGGTTTGCTGATTCTTACCAAAGATGGGAAAACTTGGATCCCTGCAAATCCAACATCACCCGATTCATTCGTTGTCTTAGTCGGGACCACTTTCCGC GCATGGACAAATGGGCGACTGCATGATCCAACCCACAAGGTGGTGGTGAGCGGGGATGAAACTCGATACATGATCGGATTGTTTACGGTTGCAAAAGAAGGGTGCGTGATTAAGACTCCGGAAGAGTTGGTGGATGAAGATCACCCTTTGCTCTAA